From the genome of Devriesea agamarum, one region includes:
- the mnmA gene encoding tRNA 2-thiouridine(34) synthase MnmA: protein MKVLAAMSGGVDSAVAAARAVELGHDVVGVHMALSRTRDERRTGSRGCCTVEDAADARRACDRIGIPFHVWDLSEDFEQTVITDFLSEYQAGRTPNPCVRCNERIKFASLLERAQILGFDAVATGHYAHLDTRGPDGRPSLHRAKNLPKDQSYVLAVMGPDALAHALFPLGDAPDKQAVRDEARARKLGVSTKPDSYDICFIPDGDTQGFLRSRLGEQPGEILDADGGLLGEHRGTHEFTVGQRKGLGLNRPAQDGRPRYVLDIRPETRQIIVGPSELLSTRQITAEAPILFEPLHEGQHVTVQIRAHGSTVPARVSRCDTHQLTVDLDTPLRAVAAGQTLVLYGVDDVGDRVLACGTICGRESRS, encoded by the coding sequence GTGAAGGTATTGGCAGCGATGAGTGGCGGAGTGGACTCCGCGGTGGCCGCAGCGCGGGCGGTTGAGTTAGGGCACGACGTGGTCGGTGTCCATATGGCTTTATCCCGCACCCGCGATGAACGTCGAACTGGTTCGCGCGGATGCTGCACAGTAGAAGACGCCGCGGATGCACGGCGCGCTTGCGACCGGATCGGCATTCCTTTTCACGTCTGGGATCTATCCGAGGACTTTGAACAGACCGTGATCACCGACTTCCTCTCCGAATATCAGGCTGGCCGGACTCCCAACCCCTGCGTACGCTGCAATGAACGGATCAAATTCGCATCACTGCTCGAACGAGCTCAGATCCTCGGATTTGACGCTGTGGCAACAGGTCATTATGCCCACCTCGATACCCGGGGACCCGATGGTCGTCCGTCGCTGCACCGCGCGAAAAACCTGCCCAAAGACCAGTCCTATGTGCTTGCAGTGATGGGACCGGATGCCCTAGCTCATGCGCTCTTCCCGCTCGGAGATGCCCCGGATAAGCAAGCGGTGCGTGACGAAGCGAGGGCCCGGAAACTCGGTGTGTCCACCAAGCCCGACAGCTATGACATTTGCTTTATCCCGGATGGCGACACCCAAGGTTTCCTTCGCTCGCGTCTTGGTGAACAGCCCGGTGAGATTCTCGATGCCGATGGCGGGCTGCTCGGAGAACACCGAGGTACCCACGAGTTCACGGTGGGCCAGCGCAAAGGCCTGGGGTTAAACCGTCCAGCTCAGGATGGTCGTCCGAGGTATGTCCTGGATATTCGACCGGAAACCCGTCAGATTATCGTCGGGCCATCAGAATTGCTCAGCACCCGCCAGATCACCGCGGAGGCGCCGATCTTATTTGAACCGCTTCACGAGGGTCAGCACGTCACCGTGCAAATCCGGGCCCATGGCAGCACGGTTCCCGCGCGGGTATCCCGCTGCGATACCCACCAGCTCACCGTGGATCTTGACACTCCGCTACGGGCAGTCGCCGCTGGTCAAACCTTGGTTCTCTACGGCGTCGATGACGTCGGTGATCGGGTGCTAGCTTGCGGCACCATTTGCGGACGGGAGAGCCGCTCATGA
- a CDS encoding cysteine desulfurase family protein, translating into MTIPIGKKPDCARSTNRRVYLDHAATSILRPSAREALLTALDVVGNASATHTSGRAARRIFDDAVDDIAQALDVPASWVILTSGGTEADNIALRGIATRNFNNNSNSNAARLVVSATEHPAVLETARDLAGTETDTATRLRVLPVDNNGLCSPAELDQMLHQQPAELVSIHAVNNETGVIQPIDELAAVARRHGALFHTDAVQALGHIPLRLDQFDAVSLSGHKIGAPVGSGLLIAPSTCPLRTVSTGGGQQRNVRSGTLDVAGAAALATAVRDCVDDPGRHQYPVLAAHIQRGIQHIDPTAMVTAQGAPRSPHIVHATFPGVNRDTLLFVLDHAGIDASVGSACRAGVSQPSRVLEAMGLPADHIAGALRISLGWSSTMSDVDAFLKELPSALAAARRVGARG; encoded by the coding sequence GTGACCATACCGATCGGGAAAAAGCCGGATTGCGCCAGGTCAACAAACAGGCGGGTCTACCTCGACCACGCCGCCACCTCAATTCTGCGACCATCAGCCCGCGAAGCGCTGCTGACAGCCCTTGACGTAGTCGGCAACGCATCAGCGACCCACACCAGCGGACGGGCAGCGCGAAGGATTTTCGATGATGCGGTGGACGACATTGCGCAGGCACTAGATGTCCCCGCATCCTGGGTGATTCTGACCTCGGGTGGCACCGAAGCAGACAATATTGCGCTTCGCGGTATCGCTACCCGCAACTTCAACAACAACTCCAACAGCAATGCGGCGCGCCTAGTGGTCTCAGCCACCGAACATCCGGCCGTGTTGGAAACGGCGCGTGACCTCGCAGGAACTGAGACCGATACGGCCACGCGTCTGCGTGTGCTTCCCGTCGATAACAACGGACTGTGCAGCCCAGCAGAGCTCGACCAGATGCTCCATCAGCAACCAGCTGAGCTCGTGAGCATCCACGCGGTCAACAACGAGACCGGGGTAATCCAGCCAATCGATGAACTCGCAGCTGTTGCACGCCGCCACGGAGCACTCTTTCATACGGATGCAGTCCAGGCTTTAGGGCATATTCCTCTCCGGCTCGACCAGTTCGATGCGGTCAGCTTGAGCGGACACAAAATTGGTGCCCCCGTAGGCTCCGGACTGCTGATCGCGCCATCTACATGCCCATTGCGCACGGTATCCACCGGCGGCGGACAGCAACGGAATGTGCGTTCGGGAACGCTCGATGTCGCTGGGGCGGCGGCACTGGCAACAGCCGTGCGCGACTGTGTGGATGATCCGGGGCGGCATCAATACCCTGTGTTGGCTGCGCATATTCAGCGAGGAATCCAGCACATTGACCCCACGGCGATGGTGACAGCACAGGGGGCCCCGCGCAGCCCCCACATAGTGCACGCCACCTTCCCCGGGGTTAATCGCGACACCCTATTATTTGTGCTGGATCATGCCGGTATTGACGCGAGTGTCGGGTCGGCGTGCAGGGCCGGGGTATCCCAGCCCAGCCGGGTGCTCGAAGCAATGGGCCTTCCCGCTGACCACATAGCGGGAGCTCTGAGGATTTCACTGGGGTGGTCGAGCACGATGTCGGATGTAGATGCGTTCCTTAAGGAACTTCCCAGCGCGCTCGCGGCAGCTCGGCGGGTCGGTGCCCGAGGCTAG
- a CDS encoding vWA domain-containing protein, producing the protein MTTFLPLLPLEAIIPIFGFMILVCLSFIGSRRGFRVDWMRRLFLVLALLAVGLRPVSQLNYEQHKRLDANVFFIVDLTGSMVAEDWDGSKPRLEGVKVDMRTIMAMTQGSRYSIIGFDSSATQQLPLTTDAEAVDTWISTMSTEPTRYSKGSNIDRPIPLLKSAIASAHEEDPSSKILVYVFTDGENTDGRASNSFVTDKKFISGGAVLGYGTAQGGRMKASGFQEDGKYIRDSDGSDALSRLNSRQLENVSTELGVRYYHRVAPGGDLKDNLNGVKFNEILAPDPTILPIYFEWYWMAAVIASGLIIWEIGVLTYRLPIYTLKSMRKRSTTSQGDPPRGGGA; encoded by the coding sequence ATGACTACTTTTCTGCCACTGCTGCCGCTAGAGGCAATCATTCCAATTTTCGGATTCATGATACTGGTTTGCCTATCGTTTATTGGGTCGCGGCGCGGGTTTCGGGTTGACTGGATGCGACGCCTATTCCTTGTGCTCGCCCTGCTGGCCGTGGGGCTCAGGCCAGTAAGTCAACTAAATTATGAACAGCATAAGAGACTGGACGCTAATGTCTTTTTCATTGTTGACCTCACAGGATCTATGGTCGCCGAAGACTGGGATGGATCTAAGCCAAGATTAGAAGGCGTCAAGGTGGATATGCGCACCATTATGGCGATGACTCAAGGTTCTCGATACAGCATTATTGGTTTTGATTCGTCAGCGACCCAACAGCTCCCGCTCACCACTGATGCCGAGGCAGTTGATACCTGGATTAGTACCATGTCGACGGAACCTACAAGGTACTCCAAAGGGTCCAACATTGACCGCCCTATCCCACTGTTGAAGTCGGCAATTGCATCCGCACACGAGGAGGATCCTTCGTCAAAAATACTGGTGTACGTGTTCACGGATGGCGAAAACACAGACGGCCGGGCATCGAATTCGTTTGTGACGGATAAAAAATTTATATCCGGCGGAGCCGTGCTCGGATATGGGACTGCTCAGGGTGGTCGTATGAAAGCCAGCGGTTTTCAAGAGGATGGAAAATATATTCGTGACAGTGACGGTTCGGATGCGCTGTCACGTTTGAATTCGCGACAACTTGAAAATGTATCGACGGAATTGGGTGTTCGCTATTATCACCGGGTGGCTCCCGGGGGTGATTTGAAAGATAATCTCAACGGTGTGAAGTTTAATGAGATTCTTGCTCCAGATCCAACCATCCTTCCAATATATTTCGAGTGGTATTGGATGGCCGCGGTCATTGCGTCAGGTTTGATCATTTGGGAGATCGGGGTCCTCACCTACCGGCTTCCGATTTATACCCTGAAGTCCATGAGGAAGCGTTCGACCACATCTCAGGGTGATCCGCCGCGCGGGGGAGGTGCCTGA
- a CDS encoding vWA domain-containing protein, with product MMNVTITIIVVALAIWVLAYISRIIHPTPSIVVANTEFLEELSSYRVARMGARALGMIRVIVAGIAVLSISLLAGRLATEHISSDTFPHRDIVICLDVSGSMSGYDSETLKAFSSMVEDFHGERIALSIFNSTSRIIFPLTTDYKLAKRELSAGASAIDFDEGAYRKGRVIYSPQKVRRYAEFVNGTQGVPNQASIVPDGLATCATLFDHTDKKRSRSIILVTDNEVNGKSIYNLDQAADFVGNRNITLFSFYPGPNQCGATCAGELRTVTLRRGGDFYSSSNPDAVPKFLEKVEKTQASAGGANPQLRPIDQPLWPWIAAVLAVAMLLIIAGKTHS from the coding sequence ATGATGAACGTCACCATCACGATTATTGTGGTTGCGCTCGCAATATGGGTCTTAGCGTATATAAGCAGAATAATTCATCCAACCCCGTCCATTGTGGTGGCAAACACCGAGTTCCTTGAAGAGCTTAGTTCTTATCGGGTGGCCAGGATGGGGGCCAGGGCTTTGGGGATGATCCGGGTTATTGTTGCCGGAATTGCTGTGTTGAGTATTTCTCTGCTTGCGGGACGGCTAGCGACCGAGCATATTAGTTCGGATACTTTTCCACACCGAGACATTGTAATATGTCTCGATGTGTCGGGTTCCATGTCCGGTTATGACAGTGAGACGCTGAAGGCGTTTTCCAGTATGGTCGAGGATTTTCATGGTGAACGGATCGCCCTATCGATTTTTAACTCGACCTCCCGTATTATCTTCCCTTTGACGACCGATTATAAGCTAGCGAAAAGAGAATTAAGTGCTGGCGCCTCGGCAATTGATTTTGATGAGGGTGCCTATCGCAAAGGCAGGGTTATATATAGTCCCCAGAAAGTTCGCAGATATGCGGAATTTGTAAATGGGACGCAAGGGGTTCCAAATCAGGCTTCGATTGTTCCCGATGGACTGGCAACGTGCGCAACTCTTTTTGATCATACGGATAAAAAACGTAGTCGATCAATAATACTTGTGACTGATAATGAGGTCAATGGAAAGTCTATCTATAATTTAGATCAAGCTGCCGACTTTGTAGGAAATAGAAATATTACGCTGTTCTCGTTTTATCCTGGCCCTAACCAGTGTGGTGCTACGTGCGCAGGAGAGTTGCGAACCGTTACGCTGCGGCGCGGTGGAGATTTTTACTCCTCGAGCAACCCGGACGCGGTGCCTAAGTTTCTGGAAAAAGTTGAGAAAACGCAGGCTAGTGCGGGTGGGGCGAACCCGCAACTTCGTCCGATAGATCAGCCGCTGTGGCCGTGGATCGCCGCGGTTCTGGCAGTTGCGATGCTGCTCATCATTGCTGGAAAGACCCACTCATGA
- a CDS encoding DUF58 domain-containing protein, protein MATSLLTRVRAKIDFHTSYRARGIIQGRGRSLFKGSGEDFDDLRTYQQGDRISDIDWKATARSNEPLIRQFTEQRVRHICLLVDTSSGMSATAADGTVKSNAMLTAAGLICYAASRHGDLVGLVAGHRGAPVTLPARSATAHLERVLQTVQRSTTWSSPPADIAWLLDQARYCISQPSLLVLLTDDAHPHPSDYDRLRKLRFRHDVLTIRVRDADPLQPKSMRRQVTDIDLPRHIPSFARSSLTVQNEVRKWKKRRRQQIDGMLVRLGIDDVLVSGESDVVPAIIKILGRRGRRGRR, encoded by the coding sequence ATGGCGACTTCTCTGCTGACCCGGGTACGAGCCAAAATTGATTTCCACACGTCCTATCGCGCCCGAGGAATCATCCAGGGCCGAGGGCGGTCTCTGTTTAAGGGGAGCGGTGAGGATTTCGATGACCTGCGTACGTATCAGCAAGGCGATCGAATTTCCGACATCGACTGGAAAGCCACCGCTCGCTCGAATGAACCGCTGATTCGGCAGTTTACCGAGCAACGGGTCAGGCACATCTGCCTGCTAGTTGATACCTCCAGTGGTATGTCAGCGACCGCGGCTGATGGCACTGTCAAATCGAATGCGATGCTGACCGCAGCCGGCCTCATATGCTATGCGGCCTCGCGGCATGGGGATTTGGTGGGCCTTGTGGCTGGTCACCGCGGTGCGCCGGTGACACTGCCAGCTCGCTCGGCGACAGCTCATCTGGAACGGGTGCTGCAAACAGTGCAGCGGAGCACAACGTGGAGTTCCCCGCCTGCAGATATCGCATGGCTCCTCGACCAAGCCCGCTATTGCATCTCTCAACCAAGTCTTTTGGTGCTTCTCACGGACGATGCGCATCCTCATCCTTCTGACTATGACCGGTTACGGAAGCTCAGATTTAGACACGATGTGCTCACCATTAGGGTTCGCGACGCTGATCCCTTGCAACCTAAATCGATGCGCCGTCAGGTCACGGATATTGATTTGCCACGTCATATCCCATCGTTTGCGCGCTCCTCTCTGACGGTGCAGAACGAAGTCCGAAAGTGGAAAAAGCGGCGCCGGCAGCAGATCGACGGGATGCTCGTTCGATTAGGGATTGACGACGTGTTGGTTTCGGGGGAGTCGGACGTTGTGCCCGCGATCATCAAAATACTCGGTCGAAGGGGACGCCGTGGGAGACGCTGA
- a CDS encoding AAA family ATPase, which yields MDSVVVGDSSTSSGKEPARDGRGVSQEDNRALREGKTRPSRVDIVLPKPAKITRHHAVPPEDLERAVEITRTISRVFASRVVGQENLRVALLTTLAAKGHVLMESVPGLAKTTAAQALATAIGGTFHRIQCTPDLMPNDIIGTQIFNYRTGNFTTQLGPVHANVVLLDEINRSSAKTQSAMLEAMQEKQTSIGGEIYRLPDPFMVLATQNPIEEEGTYVLPEAQMDRFLIKEVLTYPQPAEEHEILDRSTEGRLQAPEQAVDSVTMDDVLFLQRTVNAVYVHPEIKRYVVDLIFTTRGSGPRPVRNIDQSVRVGASPRGSLALMRIGQAYALLCGRDYVVPDDIRAMRHSVLRHRLVLTFDALAAGQTTEDIIDTVFTTVPAP from the coding sequence ATGGATTCGGTGGTTGTCGGCGATTCGTCGACGAGTTCGGGCAAGGAACCCGCCCGCGATGGCCGCGGGGTGTCTCAGGAGGATAATCGGGCACTTCGCGAGGGGAAAACCAGGCCGTCTCGCGTGGATATCGTCCTGCCGAAGCCAGCAAAGATCACTCGCCATCACGCGGTGCCGCCGGAGGACCTGGAACGAGCCGTTGAGATTACGCGCACAATTTCTCGGGTGTTCGCATCTCGGGTGGTCGGACAGGAAAACTTGCGCGTTGCTCTGTTGACCACCTTGGCAGCTAAAGGTCACGTTTTGATGGAGTCTGTGCCTGGCCTTGCGAAAACGACAGCTGCTCAGGCCCTAGCAACTGCCATCGGGGGGACCTTTCATCGGATCCAGTGCACGCCTGACTTAATGCCGAACGACATTATCGGCACCCAGATTTTCAATTATCGGACCGGAAATTTTACGACTCAGCTCGGTCCGGTGCACGCCAATGTGGTGCTGCTCGACGAGATCAACCGTTCTAGCGCTAAAACTCAGTCGGCGATGCTCGAAGCCATGCAGGAGAAACAAACCTCTATCGGCGGAGAGATCTATCGGCTTCCCGATCCTTTTATGGTGTTGGCTACGCAAAACCCGATTGAAGAGGAAGGCACGTATGTTCTTCCTGAAGCGCAGATGGACCGATTTTTGATCAAGGAAGTGCTCACCTACCCTCAGCCTGCTGAAGAGCATGAGATCCTCGATCGATCCACGGAGGGCCGGCTCCAGGCGCCTGAACAGGCGGTTGATTCCGTGACGATGGACGATGTCTTGTTTCTTCAAAGAACCGTCAATGCTGTGTATGTGCACCCGGAGATTAAGCGGTACGTGGTGGACCTGATTTTCACTACCCGCGGATCGGGCCCGCGTCCGGTGCGAAACATTGACCAGTCTGTGCGGGTGGGTGCATCCCCTCGTGGATCGCTCGCTCTGATGCGAATCGGGCAGGCATATGCCCTGTTGTGCGGACGAGATTATGTCGTTCCCGATGACATACGGGCAATGCGGCACAGTGTGCTGCGCCATCGGTTGGTCCTGACTTTCGATGCCCTAGCGGCGGGACAAACAACCGAGGATATTATCGACACCGTCTTTACCACCGTTCCGGCGCCCTGA